In the Triticum aestivum cultivar Chinese Spring chromosome 2B, IWGSC CS RefSeq v2.1, whole genome shotgun sequence genome, ATGCGACGAGCCACGACTCATCGTGGAAAGCCTTTTCACCGCAACATGGTCACCATCTGGCATCGTCCCCTTGTACACGGTCCCAGCTCCACCTTTGCCAATCATGTTCTCTTCCTTGAGGCTATCCAGCACGTCGTCGCAGGTGAATTCAAGGCGCTGGAACGCGGTGAGCCTCCATGCACGCGCTTCGCTGGCTTTCTTCAGTGACCGGGCTTTCAAGATTGCCATGGCAGCAAATGCAATGGAGAAGGCAAGCAAGACGAGGACGATGATCAGCTTGAGGCTACTGGACAGTCCACCATGAGTGTGTACGTCATGGTCTGTGCCAGCACCGCCGGGGCGGCATGGCCCGAGGTATGGTCCACACAAGCCTGGGTTGCCGACGAAGGACGTGGCGTTGAAGTAGCTGAACTGCCCGGTCACCGGCACGAGCCCAGACAGGTTGTTGTATGAGAAGTCCACGGCCGTGAGGCTCTGCATCGCAGCAATGGTTACTGGTATCTCTCCATCAAGCTGGTTCCGGGACAGGTTCAGATAGTTCAGTATCCGCATGCCTGAAATAGCCGGCGGTATATCTCCAGACAGCTTGTTCTGGCTAACATCAAGGTAGGTGAGCAACCGGCATTTCCCAATCTCCGGCGGCACGCCACCATTGAATGAATTGCCGCTGAGGTCAGCCTTGGACAGCTGTTGTAGCAGTCCAATCTCCGGCGGTATTGCGCCGGTGAACCCATTCTGATCAAGAAGCAGCTTCTGCAGCCCAGAGAAGCTCCCAATGGATGCCGGCAACGCGCCGGTGAGCTGGTTGTTGGAGAGGCTGATCCCCCCAAGATTCGGCCCGCCCGCGCTCACCACAGCCGGGAAGCTGCCCGATAGGAGGTTGTCCTGGAGCTCCACCTGGGTCAGATTCGGCAGCTCCAATAGACCTTCGGGGATTGAACCATTCAAGAAGTTCTCGCCGAGGCGAACGCGGGTGAGCGCCTTGCATTTCCCGAGAGAATCCGGGATTGGACCGAAGAGCGAGTTTCCGAGCGCGATGAGCGTCTCCAGCTTGCCTCCGGCGCAGAGCTCCGGCGGGAGGGTGCCCGTGAGCCTGTTCGACGAGAGGTCGAGCAGCTGGAAGCAGCCGTTACGGCCAAGGCGGCGCGGGATGCCGCCGGTGAAGTTGTTTTCCCACAGCTGCAACACCTCGAGGCCGGGCAGGTCGCCGACGAACTCGGGGATGTCACCCCTGAGCCTGTTTCGGAAGAGGTTGAACAGGGTGAGGTTCTTGAGGGCCGCGAAGGTCGCCGGAATCTCGCCGGAGAGCGCGTTGTTCGACAGGTCGAGCGAGCTGAGGCTCCCGAGTCGACCCAGCACCGGCGGGATGCCGCCGGTGAGCCCGTTCACCTGCAGGAACAGCGTGTCCAGCTTCGCGAGATTCCCGAGCTCCGGTGGGATCTCGCCAGAGAGCCCGCAGTTGGCCGCGTCGAGTCGCACAAGCTCCGTCATGTTCCCCAGCTCTGCCGGTATCCCCCCGGAGTAGTTATTGTAGTAGCCTATGTAGAGCTCTCTGAGGCTCGTCAAGTTTCCCAGTTCTGGGGGTATCTTCCCTGACAGCTCGTTGCCGGAGACGGCGAGATACTgcagcctcctccacccgccgTACTCTGGCGGAATCTCCCCGGAGAAGAAGTTGCCTCCGAGGTGGAGGTGCCGGAGCTGCGCCATCCTGACGACCTCGAGCGGGAGCGAGCCGGTGAAGTTGTTGTTGTACAAATCAAGAACCCGGAGCGCGCGGAGCCGCGTGAGCGGCGGCGGGAAGGAGCCGTTCAGCAGGTTGCTGGAGAGGTTGAGGTAGACGAGGAGCCCGAGCCGGGAGAGCGACGGCGGGATGGGACCGGAGAGGGAGTTGGCGGCGAGGTTGAGACGCGCGAGGTAGGGTAGCCGGGAGAGGGCGCGTGGGACGGCACCAGAGAGGTTGCGTCCGGAGAGGTCGACGCCGACGACCGCGCCGGAGCGCGGGTCGCACGACACGCCAGACCACGCGCAGAGGCCAGTGCTGGCGTTCGACCACGACGCGAGCGAGCCGGTCGGGTCATCGAGCGCGGCCTTGGCAGCAAGCAGCGCGTCCgcgtcgccgccggccgcctccctgACGGCGAGCGCGGCGAGCAGGACGAagagggggaggtggtggtggcgcATTGGGGCGCGCGTTCTTGCCCCCGTCCTCGGGGAGTGGAGACAGGAGTCAAGAGGGGAGTGTGACTGGTCCGGGAAGAGGGAGAGTAGCAGAGGTAGCTCGTGCTCATTTCTTGGATGAGCATGCGGTGTCACCTAGTggctggtagtagtactagtagaaaaCATGTGATTCGTTCTTGGATTTTATGTCATCCTAggcctcttttcttttattcatagAATAGTCAAAACACGAAAATAGAAAAATTAGAGGACTAAAGTGACATGCCCGCTTGAATTTTACTGAATTAGCATTGAGTATTTGATGCCACACAAAAAATAGAGTAATTATAATAGAGGCCGGAGTGGAGTGTATGCTAGATTTCCTGTTAAAGATACCCGCAAGGgaaaaagattcacaaagttcAGCATACAATTTTTTTAGCCAAACTGATTTTTCACATGCTTCTGTAATAGTCATGTATTCTGCGAGAACGGCTACGGTGTGGACGAGCTCGTGCGCTCCCGCTAGCTGGACGAACGACTCCATGACGCGTAGCACAGCGTATTTACTGCTATGTTGTGCATTGACGTCGAGTACAGGTGCTCCACCGTCCAAACTAACCCGAAAGTAGCGGCTCAGCTTCGTGTTGTTCCGTTGGAACATGAATGTCGGAGTGGCCCATAATCGAATGCCGCCGTCAACTTCCGCTACTGAGATGGCGTCCTCTGAAAGGGTACTTGGGTGCCCAACTCTCAAAAGTAAATGGGTACCCATGTTTGGGCCCATGGTCGTCTCAGCGTCGCTGACCAGTAAAAGAAATATATCTTCCTTCTCCCATAGCCGCCTACAGAGCAGGAGCTCATGGCGATGCAGATGTCGCCATAGCCGCCTACAGAGCAGGAGCTCATGGCGATGCAGATGTCGGCCGCCGGAGGTGTTGAAGTCGAGTTTTTGTCAGATCCCGTCGACAGGTACACTTTTCCGCTACCAGTTTCTCTTCCCGTCGACAGGTACA is a window encoding:
- the LOC123044977 gene encoding leucine-rich repeat receptor-like serine/threonine-protein kinase BAM1 produces the protein MRHHHLPLFVLLAALAVREAAGGDADALLAAKAALDDPTGSLASWSNASTGLCAWSGVSCDPRSGAVVGVDLSGRNLSGAVPRALSRLPYLARLNLAANSLSGPIPPSLSRLGLLVYLNLSSNLLNGSFPPPLTRLRALRVLDLYNNNFTGSLPLEVVRMAQLRHLHLGGNFFSGEIPPEYGGWRRLQYLAVSGNELSGKIPPELGNLTSLRELYIGYYNNYSGGIPAELGNMTELVRLDAANCGLSGEIPPELGNLAKLDTLFLQVNGLTGGIPPVLGRLGSLSSLDLSNNALSGEIPATFAALKNLTLFNLFRNRLRGDIPEFVGDLPGLEVLQLWENNFTGGIPRRLGRNGCFQLLDLSSNRLTGTLPPELCAGGKLETLIALGNSLFGPIPDSLGKCKALTRVRLGENFLNGSIPEGLLELPNLTQVELQDNLLSGSFPAVVSAGGPNLGGISLSNNQLTGALPASIGSFSGLQKLLLDQNGFTGAIPPEIGLLQQLSKADLSGNSFNGGVPPEIGKCRLLTYLDVSQNKLSGDIPPAISGMRILNYLNLSRNQLDGEIPVTIAAMQSLTAVDFSYNNLSGLVPVTGQFSYFNATSFVGNPGLCGPYLGPCRPGGAGTDHDVHTHGGLSSSLKLIIVLVLLAFSIAFAAMAILKARSLKKASEARAWRLTAFQRLEFTCDDVLDSLKEENMIGKGGAGTVYKGTMPDGDHVAVKRLSTMSRGSSHDHGFSAEIQTLGRIRHRYIVRLLGFCSNNETNLLVYEYMPNGSLGELLHGKKGGHLHWDTRYKIAVEAAKGLCYLHHDCSPPILHRDVKSNNILLDSDFEAHVADFGLAKFLQDSGTSECMSAIAGSYGYIAPEYAYTLKVDEKSDVYSFGVVLLELITGKKPVGEFGDGVDIVHWIKMMTDSKREQVIKIMDPRLSTVPVHEVMHVFYVALLCVEEQSVQRPTMREVVQILSELPKPSTKHGEEQLTGSGDGDESGPVGPPETVEPATDEAKEQHQQQQPSSPSSLPPNLISI